Proteins encoded by one window of Amaranthus tricolor cultivar Red isolate AtriRed21 chromosome 4, ASM2621246v1, whole genome shotgun sequence:
- the LOC130810727 gene encoding uncharacterized protein LOC130810727 — MSGMNRAMKGVSFDEINERIARDFGFLNKVFSWSLDDIFNDNLYSEKVMQIPDSFETISDYLRSYVYPLLEETRVDLRSSLEILSRAPYAEIVQYHPSGRDQSQHLYDIQVDEWRNRFNDRGKEPYKTLPGDIFVLVKSRPETIYDLQTLAQIWTLASVTKIPKVDSEYEVDDNSSSTSFKVIASKDFDSKDREDDNNSLFLVFLMNSTTNKRIWNALHMSKNTRIIQGVLQMNNADEDGQNPCGSFNNDCFFEDSCMESLNSSQKEAVVASLQAVQCENLSRVQLVWGPPGTGKTKTLGTLLYYLRRMNIRTLICAPTNVAITEVAGRLLEQITSSFPKDSGGFLGDILLFGNKQRLKVGTKIEDVYLDYRLKRLAECFAPITGWRSCFILLSNFLEDCASQYEVYVENVLIKSREEGIDERDCTGKIEPFHVFFRNRFKAAVKPVKHCISIFCTHVSKGVIGEHNLTEMMFLMTLLESFEELVFQDGLISHELLKLFSSKEVENPSALVVDFKNIHLLEANRMRCISVLRTLHRSLGGKFPNIMNKEYLTELCFQMASIIFCTASSSYKLYTTPVEPPSLLVVDEAAQLKECESAIPLQLPGVRHAILFGDECQLPAMMSENAGFGRSLFERLSSLGWPKYLLNVQYRMHPAISSFPNTEIYLKQILDAPSVRKKSYERQFLPGIMYGPYSFINIYEGREEHDDDGRSRRNMVEAAVIAKILHNLHKTWRHSTQRLSVGVISPYAAQVVAIEDMLGRRYENLDNFGVKVRSVDGFQGREEDIIIFSSVRSNNAGEIGFFSSSRRTNVALTRARHCLWVLGNEKTLMKSDSIWKKLVLNARERCCFFNADEDKSLTEAIIDIKKELNQLDELLNKDSVVFKSARWKVMFSDSFVKSFSKLPSTRAKKSVMNLLVKLSNGWRPRKVKADRAFESSVQIVKQYKVEGRYVICTNDIAKESHGYIQVLKIWDVLLDDVAKLVKRLDNIYATFTDDFRSHCKARGLDGELEVPRMWSNSIDIVRYISNDVEPTSACDGDLDVTNYAENAKVSESLLLMKFYSLSAGLVGHLLSDSDGKALDLPFELTDEEFQIIRHQKSSFILGRSGTGKTTVLTMKLYQKEQLHHLTLEGLADENRDATGVTDSPSIGNGEKENVLRQLFVTVSPRLSYAIKSHVSHLKSFARNESSMKSDPIDALYIDDSDQFSGIPDSFVGVPPNSYPLVLTFTKFLLMLDGTLGNSYFERFHV; from the exons ATGAGTGGAATGAACAGAGCAATGAAGGGTGTTTCATTTGATGAAATAAATGAGAGAATTGCTAGAGACTTTGGCTTTCTTAATAAGGTGTTTTCATGGTCTTTGGATGATATCTTCAATGATAATCTCTATAGTGAGAAG GTCATGCAAATTCCAGATTCCTTTGAGACTATATCAGATTATTTAAGATCCTATGTTTATCCGCTTTTAGAAGAGACACGGGTAGATCTTCGTTCAAGTTTGGAGATACTATCAAGAGCACCTTATGCTGAAATAGTGCAATATCATCCAAGCGGACGTGATCAATCTCAACATTTGTATGACATTCAAGTAGATGAATGGAGAAACAGATTTAATGATCGGGGCAAGGAGCCATACAAAACTTTGCCGGGTGATATATTTGTCCTAGTGAAATCTCGGCCTGAAACAATCTATGATTTGCAAACGCTGGCACAAATATGGACATTGGCCTCGGTAACAAAAATTCCCAAAGTCGATTCAGAGTACGAGGTAGATGATAATAGTTCATCAACGTCTTTCAAAGTGATAGCATCAAAGGACTTCGATTCAAAGGATAGGGAAGATGATAACAACTCTCTTTTTCTGGTGTTTTTGATGAATAGCACCACCAACAAAAGAATATGGAATGCCCTACACATGTCTAAAAATACGAGAATCATCCAGGGAGTTCTGCAAATGAACAACGCG GATGAAGACGGTCAGAATCCTTGTGGTTCATTTAACAATGACTGCTTTTTTGAAGACTCTTGTATGGAAAGTTTAAATTCCTCGCAAAAAGAGGCTGTCGTAGCTTCACTGCAAGCAGTACAGTGTGAGAATTTGTCTCGTGTTCAACTTGTCTGGGGTCCACCAGGGACCGGAAAAACAAAAACTCTTGGTACTTTATTATATTATCTCAGGAGAATGAACATTAGAACATTGATATGTGCTCCAACAAATGTTGCCATCACAGAAGTAGCTGGTCGCCTTTTGGAGCAAATTACCAGCTCGTTTCCAAAGGATTCAGGAGGCTTCTTGGGAGATATACTCCTCTTTGGAAACAAACAACGGTTAAAAGTAGGAACAAAAATAGAAGATGTATACCTTGATTATcgtctcaagagactagctgaatgTTTTGCTCCCATAACTGGATGGAGGAGCTGTTTCATATTGTTATCAAATTTTTTAGAGGATTGTGCTTCCCAATATGAAGTATATGTGGAAAATGTGTTGATCAAAAGCCGGGAAGAAGGCATTGATGAACGTGATTGTACTGGAAAAATCGAACCGTTTCATGTTTTCTTTAGAAATCGGTTCAAGGCAGCTGTAAAACCTGTCAAGCACTGCATTTCTATTTTTTGCACCCATGTGTCTAAAGGTGTCATTGGCGAACATAATCTGACAGAGATGATGTTTCTCATGACTCTGCTCGAGTCCTTTGAAGAATTAGTATTTCAAGATGGTTTGATTTCTCATGAACTATTAAAACTTTTTTCTTCGAAGGAAGTTGAGAATCCTTCTGCACTTGTGGTGGACTTTAAGAATATACATCTGCTTGAAGCAAATAGGATGAGATGCATTTCTGTGTTAAGAACTCTGCACCGATCTCTTGGTGGGAAATTCCCCAATATTATGAATAAAGAATACTTAACTGAGCTCTGCTTTCAAATGGCATCAATAATCTTCTGCACCGCATCGAGCTCTTATAAGCTTTACACAACACCCGTGGAGCCACCAAGCCTTTTAGTTGTAGATGAAGCAGCACAATTGAAGGAATGCGAGTCGGCAATACCCTTGCAGCTCCCTGGTGTACGGCATGCTATACTTTTCGGAGATGAGTGCCAATTGCCAGCAATG atGTCTGAGAATGCTGGTTTCGGACGTAGCTTATTTGAAAGATTGAGCTCACTGGGTTGGCCAAAGTACCTCTTAAATGTGCAATACAGAATGCATCCAGCAATCAGTTCATTTCCTAACACGGAAATCTACTTGAAGCAAATTTTGGATGCCCCTAGCGTTAGGAAAAAGAGCTATGAGAGACAGTTTCTTCCTGGGATTATGTATGGGCCTTATTCTTTCATAAACATTTACGAGGGACGGGAGGAGCATGATGATGATGGGCGTAGTCGAAGAAATATGGTTGAGGCTGCAGTGATTGCTAAAATACTTCATAATCTCCATAAGA CATGGCGACACTCAACGCAGAGGCTTTCTGTCGGGGTTATATCTCCTTATGCCGCACAAGTTGTGGCCATTGAGGATATGTTAGGGAGAAGATATGAAAACCTTGATAACTTTGGTGTGAAGGTGAGATCTGTTGATGGGTTCCAAGGGCGAGAGGAGGACATCATCATATTTTCATCGGTAAGATCTAATAATGCAGGAGAAATTGGGTTTTTTTCAAGTTCTCGGCGTACAAATGTGGCCCTCACCAGGGCAag GCATTGTCTTTGGGTACTTGGAAATgaaaaaactttgatgaaaagtGATTCAATTTGGAAAAAGTTAGTCTTAAATGCTAGGGAGCGTTGTTGTTTTTTCAATGCCGATGAAGACAAGAGCTTGACTGAAGCCATCATAGATATTAAGAAGGAGCTGAACCAACTCGATGAGTTGCTTAATAAGGATAGTGTAGTTTTTAAAAGTGCGAGATGGAAG GTTATGTTTAGTGACAGTTTTGTGAAAAGCTTTTCGAAACTTCCATCAACCAGGGCAAAGAAGTCAGTTATGAATCTGCTTGTGAAACTGTCAAATGGCTGGAGGCCTAGGAAAGTAAAAGCTGATCGTGCTTTTGAGAGCTCTGTACAGATTGTTAAACAATACAAAGTTGAAGGTCGCTATGTTATTTGCACAAATGACATTGCGAAAGAATCTCATGGGTATATCCAAGTGCTGAAGATATGGGATGTGCTACTGGACGATGTAGCGAAGTTGGTTAAAAGACTTGATAATATATACGCAACCTTCACTGATGATTTCCGAAGTCATTGCAAGGCTCGGGGACTTGATGG GGAGCTTGAAGTCCCAAGAATGTGGAGTAATTCAATTGACATTGTCCGTTATATAAGCAATGATGTCGAGCCAACAAGTGCTTGTGATGGTGATTTAGATGTCACAAATTATGCTGAAAATGCTAAAGTTAGCGAAAGTTTATTGTTAATGAAGTTCTACTCTCTGTCTGCTGGCTTAGTAGGTCACCTTCTGTCTGATTCTGACGGTAAAGCTTTGGATTTGCCTTTTGAACTAACAGACGAGGAGTTTCAGATAATTCGTCATCAAAAAagttcctttattttaggaaggTCTGGTACCGGAAAGACAACCGTGTTAACCATGAAACTATATCAGAAAGAGCAATTGCATCACTTGACTCTTGAGGGCTTGGCTGATGAAAATAGAGACGCCACCGGTGTGACTGATAGCCCCTCAATAGGGAATGGGGAGAAAGAAAATGTCTTACGCCAGCTTTTTGTGACAGTTAGCCCTAGACTTTCTTATGCAATAAAATCTCATGTTTCTCATCTGAAAAG TTTTGCCCGCAATGAGAGTTCTATGAAAAGTGACCCCATTGATGCTCTCTACATCGATGATAGTGATCAATTTAGTGGTATCCCTGACTCATTTGTTGGTGTTCCTCCAAACTCATACCCTCTTGTGTTAACTTTTACCAAGTTCTTACTAATGCTTGATGGCACATTGGGTAATTCTTACTTCGAAAGATTCCATG TATAG